DNA from Triticum aestivum cultivar Chinese Spring chromosome 7D, IWGSC CS RefSeq v2.1, whole genome shotgun sequence:
TATTTGTGTCAAAAACTCAAagcatattttatttttatttgttaaaTAAATTCGGATACGAATAATTTCCATTTTCATTTTGGTTCAGATGCAGATGTTTCAGATGCGAATGGCATTTTCTCGAATACGAATATCGGATATTTCGGATTATCCCCTGTCACTTTCCACCCCTACCCACAAGATCCTTCGATTGCCATGGTCAGCAGCATCCACGGCCAGTTCCCCCCACCAATCGAAGCCAGAAACCGCAGAGGGTAGGAGCAGAGCATGATCACAACACAGAGACCGAGTGTTACAAGCATCAGTCTTGCAGATTTGCGGTCACAGGCACATGCACCATCTTCTCCTTCCTCACATCCATCGACACCGGCACGAGAGCGCCATTATTGCCGGAACACACACACACGGGTGGATATTTACAGAACACGGCGCTCGATCGAACGTGCCAGTACGACTAGTACTGCTACGGAGCAGATATGTACAGGGGACagggcatcggcggcggcggcggcatcaggCGCTGGCCTTGTTGGCCTTCCTGGCGCGGATCGACTTGGGCTGCTTCGGCTTCGGCTTCGCCGGCGGCGGCCCCGCCCTCTTCGCCCTCTTCGGCCGCGCCTTCTTCGACGCGGCCTTGTTGGTGGTCGTCTTCTTGGCCGGCAGGGCCTTCTTCTCCTCGGCGGGGGCGAGGCGGAAGGAGGCCTTGACGCGGACGAGCCGGCCCTTGGCGGCGAAGCTCCGGAGCTGCGCGGCCAGCACCTTGCGGTAGTTGCCCGGCAGCGCCTCCCCGTGCCGCTCCCCCACGCGCTTCGCGATCGCGTACGCGCTCGCCCCCGCCTTGCCGTCGCCCGCCGCCATGATCGCCTCCTTGATCATCTGCGCACAAAGATCATTTCAGAACCCAACACAAACTGAATTCCTACCGTACTTTAATCACATCAGGCCAGATCAGAGCGCTCACCTCGAAGTAGGGCGGGTGGTGCGGCCCCGCCGACCGGGGCTTCCTGCTCCTCGGCTTCTTCTCCTCCCCCTTCCCCTGCCCCCCCTCCGTCTTCTTCACCTCACCCCCTTCCTCCGCCTTCTTCGCCTCACCGCCGGCGACCTCCATCGCCTCCTCGCCCGCACCCGCCTCCTTTGCCTCACCTGCGGCGACCTCCATCACCTCCTCGCCCGCACCGGCCTCCTTCACCTCCTCCACTTTCTCCGGCGCAGCAACCGCCTCCTTCACCTCCTCCACTTTCTCCGGCGCAGCAACCGCCTCCTTCACCTCCTCGCCAGCTCCGACCATCGCCGGAGCAGCAGCCGCCTCCATCACGGTCGCCATCGAACGAAGCAGAGCGCCCCCTCTCTTTTTCTTGGATCAAAACAGAGCACCTTCTAGCGAGTGGTGAGTGGTGACTGGTGAAGCGGAACTCAAAGCTGTGGCGAGGTGTGGGGGTCTGAGGTCCGCGCTTTATACCGCCGCGCGGGGCGCTGCCATTGGCCGGCGAGCCCCGCGGCCGGATCGCGATCCGTGGGGCGCGAGATGGCGGGCGTACGCGTGGGATCGCCGCGCGACGCGTGTGTTTCTTCTCGTGTGTTCGTCGGGGCGTGTGCTTCTGTGTTTTCCGGTGGGTTCGGTGCATGTGCGTGCGTGTGCCACCGTCCATTCGGCTCGTTCGATTTGGCAACGGCTGATGTAAGGTGAATTCGCTGACACGTCCCAGACTCCCAGTTCGTTGTAATGACGTGTCGTTTGACACAGGGCGGCTATGAGGCGGCTAGAGTTCCTCACCTACTAGTACATGTGTTTGCCCTCTCTCACTCTCTAATGtttgaggaagtcacttcttcgctcattttctccttgtTTGTGCTTTGAGAAAGTCGGTGGAAAGTTCGGCGTTGCGCTTTTCAGTAGTAAGTTCAATGTTGACGTGACAACCTTGAATGGAGTTGTGACATGTCTAAGCGATAGGTGGCGTCCTCGCTTGTGCGGACGGTAAGACGGCGACATTTGCGGCTCATGTTATGTGAGATGCCTTGTTGAACCCTGATGTGTGATTTTGAAGCAAGTCTGTTCCCTTACCCTTTTTTCTCTTCTTCCAGTCAGATCCAGTTGCCGAGGACATTCGGTTAGTGATGTGTGCTCCCGACTAGGAAAAATCTTTGCTCATCCAGTCCAACCTTAATGGGGGCGACGATATTGGGCTTCGTCGAGGTGCCTCCCTCTCATCCCCATCCCTCGCTCCTGGGTGAAAGTTCATAATCCTTCTCAGATTGGCAGCTGTAGCATTGAGGGTATTGTACCCTCTTTGCATGCATCACCTTGGGCAATGCAGGGGCGTGTGCAACTAGTGCTATGGCTGGTGGGCACCTTCGGCAACCTGTTTTGAGTGGTGACATCCGTGTTGAGGTTTTGATGAGTCTAATGTGTTATGCCTAGGTGCCAGCCGGGGTGGTGGGTGCTGTGCCCACCGgatgacgaagctgaagcagcgGGTCCAGCACACCGCTCTCGCCGCGGGTACCACCCGCGGCGGCCCCGCTCCTCTGGCCGCCCCCCGCCAGCCCGCGCCGCCAGCACCCGCCGGCTACTACCCGCTGCCGCCCGCTCCGCCCGCGCCCCCAACACCTCCCCAGCAGCCGCAAGGTGGCGGGGGCCGGCGCAACAGGTGGGGTGGCGGGGGCCGCctcagcagcagccgccgccgcagcaggCGCAGGGCGCCGGGGGGCGCCCCACTTCCAGCAGCCGCCTCCACCGTGGGCCGCCGGGCAGAACCCGTGGACGGGCGTCGTCCACGCCTATCACATGCCCGTCCTGCGGGCTCCTGCACCGGGTCTCCTTGGCCCATGTCCAGCGGGCCACCAGGCGTTCGTCGCCGCCCCCTACCAGCCCTACGGCGCCCCGCTCGCGCTGCCACCCCTCGGTGGCTACGGCGCGCCCGCCCAGGCGCCGACCTATGGaggcccgctgccgccgccggcgccTGCATCGTGGGACCCTGCCCTCCTGGCCGCCCTACACTCGGCGCCGTCGCCGAGCAACTATGGTggtggaggcgactggtacatggactcgggtgcTACTGCACACATGACAGCTCATCACGGTAACCTTTCCTCTTCCACTCCAGTTCACACCCCTACTCGTATCACCCTTGGCAACGGTTCCTTTTTACCCATCACCCATGTCGGTAGCACTAGTTTTCCTTCCAATTCCACACCTATCACTATATCTAATGTTCTCGTTTCACCTGACTTAGTCACTAACTTAGTCTCCATTCGTCGTCTTACTCGTGAGAATCCTCTTACTattgaatttgacggtgttggtttttctgtgaaggacgcccgtacccggatggtgctccaccgatgtgatagccctGACGAGCTTTACCCCGTGCACGCCGGCGCCTCCACTTCCACAACCGTCGCCCTCTCCGCCGGCGTCGAcctttggcacgctcgcttgggccaccccaaccccgtcgttttgcgtcagattcttaggagtttttctttctcatgtaataagctcgacgagcatacttgtgaggcttgtcgtttgggcaagcacgttcgtctttcTTTCAATGCGTCTACTTcagtttccacttttccgtttcacttgattcatagtgatgtttggacgtctcccgttgcgagtaacacgggctatctatactatttggtgattttagatgattattctcattatgtgtggatttttcctcttcgtcgtaaatccgatgctttagccacactcaccgccttttacTCCTATGTCACCACTCAGTTCGGTCGCCCCATACTTGCACTCCAAACTGATAACGTAAAAGAGTTTGATAAGGTCGCTATTCGCTCACTTCTCGCCTTTCATGGCACCATCTTCCGACTGACTTTCCCCTACACCTCACAGCAGAACGGCCACGCTgagcgcattctccgcactcttaatgactgcgtttgCACGTTGCTCTTTCACGCTAACGTGCCTGCTCGGTTCTGGCCCGATGCCCTTGCCACCGCCACTCTTTTAGTTAACATTCGTCCGTGTCGTCCTcggtggaactacgcccctcaccaccttctcttcggtACACCACCGTCCTATGATGGTCTCCGCATCTTTGGGTGTCTttgttatcctagcaccgcatccaccacaccacacaagcTCGCACCACGATCCGTCACATGcgtcttccttggctaccctcccaacaccaaaggttaccggtgctatgatcctgtcactcattgtgtgtacacctcgaggcacGTGTACTTTGTCGACACGGTGTTCCCTTTTTTTCAGGTTCCTCCAGCCGCGGCGTCTtcggcgccagcccccgcgcccccCTACCTGGAGCGATAAAGCGGCGGCACCCCCCGGCCCGGCGCCTTCTGCCGCCCCCTCCCGGGTTCTCGACTCCCTCCCCCGAGGTTGAGTATGACCGGGCCCTTGGGTCCCCGGCTCCCTCCTACGAGGTCGAGCCGGTGGGCACACCACCCACCACCCCGGCTGGCACCGCCACCCCTGCGACGGGCTCGACCTCGACCTCGCCTGTCGCCTCCTCCTCCGCTGGCTCGGCTGGCcgtgccgccgccgcggcccccgccATCGTGGTCCCTGACGCCGCGGCCCCCGCTCCTGACGTCGCGGCCCCCGCCGCCGCGGGTGCACCCATCCTGGCCACGGCCCCTGCCGCCACTGGTGCCCGCGCTGCCACTATCGCCGGCCTGGTTGCTCCGCCGCTCGGCGTGACTACCCGTGCCCGTGCAGGAGTGTATCGGCCGAGCACGCGCTACTCCTCCAACGAGTATGTGTGCGCTGCCTCGACATCGACGCCATCACGCATCCCCACCTCCGCTCGTGCCGCCCTTCGGGATCCCCATTGGCTGGccgcgatgcaggaggagttcgacgccctgcagcgcaaccgcacgtggcagcttgttccgcgacccCCTCGAGCCAACATCATCTCTTgcaagtgggtgtttcgccacaagactcgcccggacggttctctcgagcgctacaaggctcgatggTTGGTTCGCGGTTCAAGATTAACTCGTTTCTCCATCAGGATTAACTCGTTTCTCCATCAAGCTACATAAAATGTTCATACTCAACTCAtttcttttcgagtcgatctcgagtcgagtcAAAATATGAGTCaatctcgagcggctcacgagtctcgagcttttcttgcagccctagtcCCAGTTCGTTGTAATGACGTGTCGTTTGACACAGGGCGGCTAtgaggcggctagggttcctcACCTACTACATGTGTTTGCCCTCTCTCACTCTCTGATGtttgaggaagtcacttcttcgcTCACTTTCCCCTTGTTTGTGATTTGAGAAAGTCGGTGGAAAGTTCGGCGTTGCGCTTTTCAGGAGTAAGTTCAATGTTGACGTGACAACCTTGAATGGAGCGGTGACGCGTCTAAGCGATAGGTGGCGTCCTCAGTCGTGCGGATGGTAAGACGACGACATTTGCGGCTCGTGTTGTGTGAGATGCCTTGTTGAACCCTGATGTGTGATTTTGAAGCAAGTCTGTTCCCTTACCCTTTTTTCTCTTCTTCCAGTCAGATCCAGTTGCCGAGGACATTCGGTTAGTGATGTGTGCTCCCGACTAGGAAAAATCTTTGCTCATCCAGTCCAACCTTAATGGGGGCGACGATATTGGGCTTCGCCGAGGTGCCTCCCTCCCATCCCTATCCCTCGTTCCTGGGTGAAAGCTCATAATCCTTCTCAGATTGGCAGCTGTAGCATTGAGGGTATTGTACCCTCTTTGCATGCATCACCTTGGGCAATGCAGGGGCGTGTGCAACTAGTGCTATGGCTGGTGGGCACCTTCGGCAGCCTGTTTTGAGTGGTGACATCCGTGTTGAGGTTTTGGTGAGTCTAATGTGTTATGCCTAGGTGTCTATTGCATGATTCTATTCGATGGAGGGTCGGTGCACTCGTTCCTCGGAAAGGGGAGATAGAGTTCCCCTTCACGACAGCAACATGTTCCAAAGGTGCAAATAACTTGGGGCGCACTTGGGTTCATGCTCGATGTTTGTTGCTTGGCCCGCCTCTTTGCACCTTGTTGTTTGGTGACTACATTATGAAGCTTTCTCCTTTCAGTTTGGTTGTTCGTGGGCACCGCCATTGTAGTTGTTGAGGTCTGCTCATCATGGCGTGATGGTTGTCCACGGGTTATTCTGCCTTGGCAGTCTTGAGGCCAGCGCCTCTCCTAGTTAAAGGGTGAGCGTCTCGTTCGTCCAATTGGCATCCTTCGAGTCAGGCAAGGGGGTAGAGTGCCTCTTCGACGAGGGAGGAGGGTCTTGTGTCTTCTCGGCTTCTTGAAGGAGACGATAGTGGGATCGCCATCAAGTTGTGTTTGGTTCTGCCTTTGTGCCTCATCATGGATGGCACTTCTTATTCAAGAAGTTTTTTTGTGTGCTTGATGTGCGTGGTGCATTGTAAGTTGCATCCATATGCTGAATTGAAATTTTGTTAGACATGCAGCAGCTACATGCACATATATCGCTCATTTCCCACATGAGATAGGAGTCACGCACCACCTTTTTTTAAGATCCAGCACTACAGGCTTGAAATTATATTAAGTACGGAGAATGCAACAAAACAGTCGCTGTGATCAAATGATCATGGGTTGGAGGTTACAAGagaaaaaaagattaaaaaaacaGGGGTGTGGACTGCAGACCCAACAAGCTGAAGAAACAAACTTCAGCCAGGATCACCTAGTGGTGTTTGCAGGCACTTAGCACCAGCTAACCTCCATGAATCCATGTCACGCCTGATAGCCGCCATGATCGGACTCACCAATGAGCAAGAGTGCATGCACATGCGCTGGTTCCTTTCCTGTCAAATTTTCCACAACACGATGGACATCATGGACTGATCCCTCTTTCTGTCGTGAGCAGAACCCTTTGCAGTGATCATCTGAACCTGATCCATTGATCTGCGGCAGTGGTTCCAGCCCGCAGGGTCGATCACCGTGCAACCATGATTTTGGGAAGCTCTTCGCCTTGCATTCCCAGACGATGTGCATTGAGCATTCTAGGTTCTGAATGCACATCCGGCAAAGGTAATTGTTCTCCCAACACATTCTTTGTAGTCTATCATCGCGACATAATCTGTCCTGTAACAGCAGCCAAACGATGAACTTGACCTTGTCAGGGGCCAGACCTAGCAAATCATTTGCTTGAAGTTTGTTTGCACGATTCTATTGAGTTGCAAATTGTACGCAGACTTGGTTGAGTAATTGCTAGACGTCTCGAAGTTCCACTTGATGTCGTCGGGGTCATCATTTTGTAGCGTGATATTGGCTTCCTAAAGGGCTCTCAACGGCACGAGGAACTTGACGACCAGATATGCAGCATTGCCGCGCCGCAGGTCTTCGATCCAGGTGTTGTTGTGCAGAGCAGCATCGACCGTCCTATTCTTCCGCTTCGAGCGTTTGTAGAGCTGGGAAAGAGCTGTGCGAGCGTCAGACTCTGAAGCCATGGGCAGTGTCAGAAGGAGGCAGTACGACCATAGTTAACTGTAACCGTTGTCGCTCACACGGAGAAGTCTCTTTGGTGCACGCAGAACAGTTGGGGCGAACATTGGAATCGCGTTGAGGACACGTCGTACCAAGACTCTCCGGCTGGCAATTGACATAAGCTTTCCTTTCCCCCCTGCCAGCCTTGCTCTGATGCAATCAAAGATGAATTGCAGGTGAACCATGCGAGGCCTGGTGATGACTGGCAGCCCTAGGCATTTGATCGAGAAGCTTACTGTTTGACCACCGAAATTGTAAAGCACCTGAGCTAGATCAAGAGAGTTTTGAACTAATCGACGCCGTAGAAGACTTGCTCAGGTAGACCATTAGTCCAATTGCATCGCCAAAGAGGTGTATGATCTGAAGCAGTGTCTCAATCTCTTCTTTGTTTGGGTTTTGAACTCTAGGAGTTGGCGTGTTCGGCTCAGCTCCACCCGTTGAGTTGGAGGAATCAGGAGCTGGAGGGCTGCTGAACAGGCCCTAACTTACGACGAACGGCACGACGATCTCCAACGCGGTGGTGGAGAATCAGTCATATATACCTCCTACAATTCTATTAACTTCATTGATTCACTCCCATAGGGACAAAGTGGGGTATGTTACAGATGTCGCGTCGACGACTACATGCTCCAAGGTCGGAGGCACCGCATTCTTCTTCTCGTGAGGAAGCACTTGGGGCATTGTTCCCAAGGGCCAAGATCTGGCATGCATAAGGTGTACAAATTGACGGGTGGATGCCTTGAGTGTTCCCTGAATGGAGCGTGGTCGCGTCTTGAAACCGCGTCAACATTTTAATTTCATCCATCATGAAAGTTGGGATAGCTTGTCCAAAATACTCGATAACAATCTCATTTCCTCCTGGATAGGTATTTCTCTAaccaatttgctagcctcttcttatacatgtgtaacgcccacgatgcggctatatctcccacgtgtcgaggcacgacttggaggcataaccgcatggtggttttgtcgcaagaagggtcatcttcacacaatcccatgtaatgaacaagaatggaataaagagttggcttacaatcgccacttcacacaatacataaattaaacatacataattcaaagtacaatcaaggtccgagtacggaaccgaaataaaagaagacaaccccaaatgctagatccccgatcgtcccaactgggctccattactgatcatcagggagtgaaacatagtaacgaccaagttcctcgtcgaactcccacttgagctcgattgcgtcacctgcactggtatcgtcggcacctgcaactgttttggtagaatctgtgagtcacgaggactcagcaatctcacacccgcgagatcaagattatttaagcttataggaaggagggggtaatgaggtggagctgcagcaagcactaagcaaatatgatggctaacatacgcaaatgagagcgagaagggaAGCAACGCACGGCCGAGaggctagaaatgatcaagaagtgaacctgaagctacttacgttcaagcatcatactagaccgtgttctcttcccgggctccgccgaaaagagaccatcacggctacacacgcggttgatgtattttaattaagtcaagtgacaagttctctacaaccggacattaacaaattcccacctgccacataaccgcgggcacggcttttgaaagataataccctgtaggggtgtcccaacttagcccatcacaagctctcacggtcaacgaaggatattccttctcccaggaagacccgatcagtttcagaatctcggtttacaagacatttcgacaatggtaaaacaagaccagcaaagccgcccgaatgtgccgacaaatcccgataggagctgcacatatctcgttctcagggcacaccggattgtccaaacttccgataggccagcccagagttgcccctggtgaccaccggcggctgacaggttggaccaacactcagaggagcactggcccgggggttgaaaataaagatgacccttgggctcgcgaaaacccaagggaaaaaggcttaggtaggcaaatgtaaaaccaaggttgggccttactggaggagttttattcaaagcgaactgtcaaggggttcccataacacccaaccgcgtaaggaacgcaaaatcaaggaacataataccggtatgacggaaactagggcggcaagagtggaacaaaacaccaggcataaggccgagccttccaccctttaccaagtatatagatgcattaattaaataagagatattgtgatatcccaaaatatccatgtttcaacatggaaccaacttcatcttcacctgcaactaacaacgctataagaggggctgagcaaaagcggtaacttagccaaacaatggtttgctagaaaATGATGGATAGatgcttgacatggcaatacgggaggcatgatatagcaagtggtaggtagcgcaagcatagcgatagagcgaacaactagcaagcaaagatagaagtgatatcgagggtaatggtcatcttgcctgagatcccgcaaggaagaagaacgggtccatgaagtagacgaaccaacgtagtcgaacggatcctcacaatcgcaacataactggaactatcaagaagaagcaccaccggaaagaagcaaacaacatggtaaacaaccaagcataatcatggcatgatgcacaatcaagtgtgatgcatgtccggtttaatggggcatggcatggaaaagtgcacaaacaatactacaaattaagtgaagctcaatatgcaacgacttgcatattgacgaaacaccacatgactcatttagttctctcttggttatgtacccaataatattaaatgttgttaaacatggcaaaaggtgaagcataagtaaactaactatttaggcaaatttaaatgaggccggaacaacaaacaagaattccggaaaatcctcatgtccatattttagatttggtactgttctgcctaaaaccatattttattgttgttaaacaggaaaataaagtgcaacatatttaatctatgcattttcctaccccatatacatataaagtttatttaaaatggagctacggttatttagttatgaaatgaatcattttaacatggcatttaagcaaatttaaacaaacaacattttaaacattttaaacatggatgaaagtagcatattataaaactagatgaaattctaagcacttttcatatttGAAGTTTTAACATATGGTGCATGGTTATTTAGTTATTGAATGCATGAACAGCAAGGGGTTGTCTGCAAATCTGTAATACtctggataattggacaaattcgCAGAACGAGAAAAAAACATGATCGGGCTGAATCTGGCTGGGCCAACAGGAGCAGGGAcgctggaggctcaccatgggctaaGGCCCGATTTGGTGGAGGCAGCAGGCCGGCGGGCCAGCGGGCCGGCTGGATCTGGGAGGCTGCTGGCGACAGTGGGCCTGGGCGCG
Protein-coding regions in this window:
- the LOC123168953 gene encoding histone H1 — translated: MATVMEAAAAPAMVGAGEEVKEAVAAPEKVEEVKEAVAAPEKVEEVKEAGAGEEVMEVAAGEAKEAGAGEEAMEVAGGEAKKAEEGGEVKKTEGGQGKGEEKKPRSRKPRSAGPHHPPYFEMIKEAIMAAGDGKAGASAYAIAKRVGERHGEALPGNYRKVLAAQLRSFAAKGRLVRVKASFRLAPAEEKKALPAKKTTTNKAASKKARPKRAKRAGPPPAKPKPKQPKSIRARKANKASA